The genomic DNA CGGACAGGAGTCGGGCTACGGGGATGGCTTAAAGGCCACGGAGGGTTTGGGGGATTTTTTCTGTGGAAGCCTTTCGAGATCCATTCGGCGCGGAGGCGGGCGTGAGCCCGTAAGCCAGGAAAAAGATCCCGATGGGATTCCGGACTCGGGTCGCCCCCCGCCAGGGATACACGGGACAGACTTCCAGGGAGCTTTTGAGCTCGAAAAAAGCCCGATTCTATCTCGGCGAGTCGCTTAGAATGAGTGACGAGCTCTCCGGGGGAAGCTTCCGGCGGAGAGAGATGGGTCTCCAGCAGATACCTTCCATCGATCGCTTCCTCTTCTTAGATCCGCTCCTCTGTCGAAGTTTCGACCAGAAGCAGCCCTCACGGTCGACCCCGTGCCCCAAAGTATTTATGGGCTTGGGGGCAAGGGAGCGCCCAGCCGACCGGGCTCTCTACTGTGACCGGATCGGCTTTTTGCGCGATCGTTTTGGAAATCTCGGCCAATACCTCCTTGGCAGAAACTACCCGGCTTTCCCGCCGGGCTCGTTCCCTGGAGGCTCGCGATTCTCCTCCGGCAATCACATATCGAACCCTATTGCCTGCCACCTCCATCACTTGACTCCGCTCGGTAAGCCAAAGCTGCTGATCTTTCGGAAGATCCCGAGAATAGCTCTTGGAGCTTGACCCCTCTTGGCTCAAGCGACATACGGAAGCACCCTCTCCTTGGAGCGCCTCCAAGTTCCACCGGCTTTTTCCTTCCTCCATCAAAAACAAGGGTTTTTTCTTGGATCCCCAACCGTCCTTGGAGTGTCACGAGCAACCCCACAAGCGTCTTCGAATCCGCCCGGTTTCCCCGCAGAAGCTCCCCATGGATGAGAACTCCTTCAGCATGGGTCGCAATCTAGAACAAGCACTTGGCGCCAGTCCCGTCGGTGATCCCGGCTGTGTCCGTAACGGGCCAGTCGCTCTCCCCAGCCTCCTGAAAGTACACACGGGAAAGATCATAAAGCACAAGACTCGTTCCCCTTAAGAAAATCCTCGCGATAGAGCTTCTTTTCCATCCAGCTCCCAGCGCCGTTTTCACCCATCCATCGCCCGGTATAGCTTCTCTTCCTCGAAGTCCCTTTTGTTCCACCCCCCAGAGTTCCCCCAAAACCGTCGCCCTTGTTTTCTCCTGCAACGCGCACTTCGAAGAGGGAAAAGAGGGAAAAAAGAATCCGCCCAAAAAAGAGATCGCCTTGATCAACCGCCGTTTCCGCTCCGATCTTACCCCTGCAAGCATTTCCTCTAGACCCCACCTTCGCCGCGCGCCTTCCCGTACGACTACCCTCCGTCATCCAACCGATCCCCCACCTGTAAGCCCTCCAGGCGTAGAAACTTCTGCCCTTTCAAGCTTGTACGAACAACCTCGTGCGTTTTGACTGACGGCCGGCTCCCATTGGCCCAATCGCTTGTCTCCACCTTTTCCCCCACCCGGTAGGACGGCCGAACCCCCACCTGCCGGTACACCTTCCCGTTGCGATAGGTACCGACCCCCGCTAGACGTACATGCCTACAACCTAGAACACATTCCGTTCTGATAACACAAACAGTTATTGACACGCTACTCATAGATCGACCCTACACGCTTTCCCATAAGTCCTTGACTTGCAACTACAAAGGTGAGAAACGTGGGAAAGTTAGGTTAACGCCCGGAAATTCGTACGTCCTTCGTTACCTTGAGGATCACGACCCACAGGTTACTCCCTGGCTCAAAACTTCTCACGCAATCCTCTAGCACGCTAGCGTTCCGGCTTTCCAGCGCGCCGATGCAATGACCAGCCGAATATTTTTTTCCTCGCAGACCCTGACCGCCCGGTTTGTTTACTCTTCGCTATGAGGCAAAGGGCCGGGCCATCCAGTTTCGGTTCGCTTGCCTAAGGGTCAGGCTTTTGGCGTTGGTAGACTTTCTACCTTGAATATTGGCTAGCTTTCCAACCACATTGGAGGCCCGCATCTGGGGAGTCAGCCCCAAACGCCTGGATCCAGTGTACACAGTTCGGATGGAGCTTGCGAAGGTAGCCAAGGAAGAAAAGATAGCCTAGACACTGGTGCCGGGATAGGTTAGCTGGCCGTTTTGATAGACAGCAAAGGGAGGCAACCGGTGAGGCTGGCATGGTGAGCCCTTTTGGAGAATGTGCCGAACCGTCCATCCTCGCACTAAGAGCGCGTCTGAAAGAAGTCTACGGTGACATCTCCAATAATGGGCTTCCGCGCAGATAAGGCACACCCGTCCACACCAAGCCAGAAGTTCAAGTTCTCCCAGCGAGCGTTTGAAAGTTTTTTCAAGCATAAAGTCCGCATATCCCCGAAAACCTGGAGTCTGCCACGCTCGGTTAGGGGAATCTGCTCGTGGCTGGCGGAACCCACCTAGATCCGCTTTCCACAGGTAGCGGAACCCCTTTTCCGAGAGGGCTAGCTCAAGCGTGGTCCGACAGAAATGCGGATAACGAGTCGAGTGGGGCCATCTTCGCACGTCCACCACCCACTCAATCGCGTGCTCCTCCAAAAGGGAAAGAAACTCCGGAAAGCTTCTCGTGGAATGCCCGAGAGTGTGGATCACCCTGGTCGACGGACAAGGGGCTGGATCGGCTGGAAGAGAAAGGAGCGGGGATCTCATAGCATCCGTTTAGGAAGAATTTTCCCTGCATCACGCCATAAAAAACCGAATGCACCCATTTCTTTGTGAATCTGAGCGGGTCGCTTTTAGAAAAGCTACTCGCCCCAAAAAGAACGTCCCTAATCGATAGATTCCCCAGAGCTAACCCCGCCATCATGCTTTTCCCAACCGTTCCTAAAAACCATCGACAACCATTGGCCAACGAAGGAAGGTCGATTTCGGACGCCAACCGAACCATGCTGCCGACAATTCGCGTGCACGGGTTTCACCAATAAAGCCCAGGTAGCTCCCAATCTCCGCGTTTTCCCGGACAGAGTCGTGGGAGGCAGCCAATCCCCTCCAAACCGCGCATGAGCTGCTTGCGCCCCTTTGAGTCTCGCCTGAACCCCTGCCCAGAACCACCACACATGCTTCGTCGGATTGCTTGCGGGTAGGGCAAAGGTGGCAAGACCATCATCGCGAATAGCCAGGACTGTCTCTCCCACCGATGGGTCTTGAGAGAGCCCCAACTCTCTCCGGGCGACCCCACGAGGCCAGACCCTGGTAGGAACTTGGTGCCATGACGACCCGCGTAGTTGACCGCACCGATCACAGACGTGTAGGCCGGGTCGACTTCGATCACCTCGACTCCAGCGCAAAAAAAGCCGCCGTGAGCACCGAGATCGCCCTGGCGTAGCAGAAGGAAAAGAGCGAGCGGGCCCGAAGAACGGGATCCACTGGCTCAAGCTCAAGCCCCCTCTTGCGAAAATCCACTCGTTCGATCCCAAGCTGCTTGGCCGATTCGACGCAGGCCCGGGCGATCTCTTTGCACGCATGAGGAAAAATGGCTTTGGCCTCTTGGTCGCTCTTGCCACAGAGATTCAATCGAATCCCGCGAATTCTCACGAGATTGCCCAAGCGATCCGTTTCGCCCAAGGCGAGATGATCCCCATTCGTGTCGATGCCGACCGCTCCGGCGAGGCAGCGTGTCACCAAGGGAAGAGGTTGCGCCTCGACGCTCGCCAACACACGTCACTCCTTTCGCTCCCGCACGAAGCGAGAGCAACTCGCGGATGCCTCCCGCTTCTGGACGAGTTTCCCCCTCTTGGTTGTCTCGGTCACGATCCGGCTGGCCGCTAGCGCCCGGAAGATCGCCTTCCGGCCCCAGGCCAAGCGCACGTCCTCAAGAACCAGCTATTGGCTCGGGCTCCCCCCATCCGTCCGGCAGCCGCAACGGCAGCAGATAGGCTGCCGTCCGGAGCAACTACGGTTTGGCACGACTGGTTGCCGGCGGTCTTGTCCTTCGAACTCAAGGTAGAGAACTGGGTCCTCCGCTCCCCCTGCCAATCCCTCTTCCGGTCCCCATGATTGGAGTATGCGTTCTTTTCCAAGGAAAACTCTTCACGGGAAGAGACGCCGGAAACCACAACGGAGACGCACCTCCTCTGGCGCTCCTGATCGGCCAGGAGCGCGTCGCGCCTGGTCCGCAGGATAGCCAACCGCCGCTTTTTTCTCCTGCAAAACGTTCGCTCCCGGCTTCCTTTGCTCGAGCTCGCGGATCACGGTTTCCGCTCTTCCTGATTCCCCCTCGCTCCCGCAATCAGCTGGGGCCACCGTTCGGGGATCGAAGCGATCTTCCCTTCGAGCTCGGACCCCCAAGGGGATGGAACGCTCCGGCGGCCAAGCCAAACCGCCAGAGGAAAAATCGCTTAAGTTTCTCTCGCGCCACGCCAGCCGGCATTTGCCGAAAAAACTCCGCTCTCGCCCATAGAACGCCACATCGGTGTTAAGCAACGCCCCCCGAGCTGGCGCGTCACCCGCAAGCCCGTCTAGTGGGGCAAAACAGAGAGCTTGCTCATGCGATCGCTTTATGACCCTTCTCCCGGTGCTTTTGCGCGGATCTCTTCCCGTAAAGCCTGCCACACAAGGAAACGATCACCCCACGCAGGTCAGCCACAATATCCTCGGTCCTCTCATTGGAATCCCCTCCCAGGATGGATGGACTCTGCACCGCCAATGCCACCTCCCGGTACTGGAAACCAAAGCGCATCAGCCGGTCAGGCTCCTCGACCAGGATGACCGCCAAGGTTCGAATCACAGACCTGCCCAATGAGCCCGCTGCGACGGCCGTTCCTCCCAGAGTCGAGCTCCTTGACGGCCTTAACGATCCGCAACTCTTTCCTTGAGAGCCAACTCGCAGAACCCAAGCTAATCCCTGTCTCGATCCCCTTTTTCATGGGCGCTTGCACACCGGCCCCTAGAGCACCACTCCATATCGCGCGGTGCCGGCGCCGTATACACGACTACCGTCCCGGTCGGGAACGATTCTGTGGAACAGGCCAATGCCCCTCCTTCCACATCCATCCGCCAAGCCACCTTCTAGCCAACACCCTACCGCTTGACCCACGCAGTTACCTTCCTTTTGATATCCCGCCGTCAAGAGCGCTATCTCTCCCGATATTTTTCGATGTTGCTACCCCTTTTCTCTTTCCTTTGCCAGGACACCTTGGGAGAGGATCGGCTCCGATTGACGCTCGAGGCTAGAGAACGCTCCTGAAGAGCCTCTGGAAGACCAGAATCCTTTAAGCCTCCAAGCAAGCTACAGTACAAATGTGGAAATTTTTTTACGTCGAGCACGCGAAAGTGAGTTCTACCCAGAAGCTAATCGCTCCCAAACGCAGGGAGCTTTCTCAAGGAAAACCGCGGTAAGGCTTTTTTGCTAGCTTCCCCGATAGGATCTGGCCTAGTCTATTCGGGCAATTCCTTAAAAAAAACGATTTTTGCGAAACCCTGGATAGGCGTGGTGTCTGTTCAAGTGTGTTGCGAAGTGCATCAGCTTCAAAAACACCGGAGAATAGTCATCTCGTCCCTCCGATGCAGGAATGGAGACAAGGATGGATCCAACAGTTGACCTTCGAGACAAGCGGGCTTCGGTCCCGGAAAGCAATCGGTTAACACCACCATCGCTTTTGCGTGCGGAAAAGCTGGTTAAAGAGTTTCGTGGACGGCGGGTTGTCCAAGAGGTCAGCTTAGAAGTTGCGCGAGGCGAGATTGTGGGTCTTCTCGGGCCCAATGGCGCCGGCAAAAGCACTACATTCCGAATGCTTGTGGGACTGGTGCGGCCCAATTCGGGAAGGGTGTTTCTAGGAGAGGAAGATATTACCCACCTGCCCCTTTACCAGAGGGCGCGCCGGGGCATCGGTTACCTGCCCCAGGAAGAATCCGTATTCCAAAAGCTTACGGTGGAAGAAAATTTAATGGCGATCCTTGAGTTTCTGGAAATGACGCCGGAGGAACGACGCGCTCATTGTCACGATCTCTTACGGGATTTTGGCCTTGAATCCGTTCGCGATACCCTCGCGATCTCGTTAAGCGGTGGAGAAAAAAAGAGACTAGCAATCGCCCGTTGTTTGATTACCTCCCCCAATCTCTTTCTTCTCGACGAGCCATTTAGTGGTGTGGACCCATTGGCGGTCTATGACCTGCAGCAAATTATTGTAAGTCTACGAGATCGAGGTATTGGCATTCTTATCACCGATCACAACGTTCGAGAAACCTTGGCTATTGTGGACCGTGCGTATCTCATCTGCGAGGGTCGGGTGGTCCGTCATGGCACGAGCGAGTTTCTTATCCATGACCCGGTGAGCCGGGAACTCTATTTGGGTCCACGGTTTAGCATGTAATGCCAACGGTAAAAAAGGTCTGGTGGGTCTGGAGGCGATTGATCTCCCCTCGTTGGGAGGATAGCTGGATCGAACGCCTCCGGTGGGCCGGCCAGGACAAGGTTGCCGTCCATCATGTCGCCGGGCGAAAGTTTTCCCGGCTAGAAGCCTATTTCCCCAGTTCTCAAAAAGCGCGTTCCATCCAAAGAGCCTTTGGAGGGACGGTGAGCCAAGTTTGTCTTCCCAAGAGTTTGGGGGAAACCCTCAAGCCCGTGTCCCTGGGCCGACGGCTCACGATTTATCCAGAGAAGCCAAAAACCCAAAGCCCCGGCCACCCCTTTCTTGTCATCCCTCCCGGACCTGCTTTTGGAAGCGGTCACCATCCGACCACCCAACTTCTTTTGCAGGCTCTCCTCGATTTACCGTCTCTTTCTGGCAAAGCGCTTCTGGACGTGGGAACCGGGAGTGGGATTGTGGCTCTTGCCGGACGCTTGTTCGGCGCTCAACCGGTGATCGGGCTCGACATAGATCCCCAGGCGATTAGCGAAGCTCCGAAAAACGAGAAACGCAACTTTCGTGGCGGCCAAATCCATTGGATCTGTGCCAACTTTCTCCAATGGGAAACGGAAGCTCGGTTTGATATCGTCTGTGCGAATCTCTTTGCTTCATGCTTTATTTCCGGGGCCCAAACGTTTGCCCTCTGGATGCGTCCGGAAGGCCGGTTACTTGCCACAGGGGTTCTTATGAACCAGAAGGACGAGGTCCGGAAAGCGCTTTCTCAAGCCGGGTTTTTATGGGAAGGAACGCTAACCAAGCGTCAGTGGATCCTGGACCGGTGGCTGTGGCCAGGAAAAAAAACAGAAACGTTTGCTAGCGCTCACCCCTAGACAGCTCGAATGGAACCTCCTTATCTGAGCGGGCTCAACCCCCAGCAAAAAGCAGCCGTTACCGCACCTTGCGGTCCGATCCTTGTGATTGCTGGAGCCGGGAGCGGTAAAACCCGGACCCTTAGCTGCCGGGTTGCTTATCTCTTGGATCAGGGAATCCCACCGGACAGGGTTCTTTTGGCGACTTTTACGAACAAGGCGGCTCGGGAAATGATTGACCGGGTTACTAAGCTGGTTCCGGTCGACGCAAGCCGAATATGGGGTGGGACCTTTCATCATATCGGCCATCGTTTATTGCGTCGTCATAGTGAAAGGCTGAGAATCGATCCTCACTTTACCATTATCGACCGGGAAGACGCAGAACACCTTTTGGCCGAATGTTGCCAGGAACTTGGCTACAGCCGAAAAGAGGGACGATTCATCCCCAAGGCTGCGGTTCTTTTGGAATTGTTTAGCCTATCGATCGGAACCCGGCGGACGTTGGAAACGGTGCTCGCAGAACGCCTCCCAGAAGCTCTCCTTGTACAGAAGGAAATTGGCGAAATCTGGGAGGCCTACCGGAACAAAAAGAGGGCTAGTCGGCTCCTTGACTATGATGATCTTCTGTGGTTCGCCTTCGAGCTTCTTCGCAACGATTCCTTTTTGCGAGAACATTACCAGGAAAAATTCCTGCACATCCTCGTGGACGAATACCAGGACACTAATCGTCTCCAATCTGACCTAGTGGATCTTTTGGCACAGCGCCATCGCAACCTGATGGTCGTGGGAGACGACGCTCAAAGTATCTACTCATGGCGGGGGGCTGAGGCCCGGAACATCCTTTCCTTTCCTCAGCGCTATCCGGACGCCTTTCGCATCTCTATTGAAGTCAACTATCGGAGTGCCCCCGCCATTTTGGAGCTCGCGAATCGTGCGATCGAGCAAAACATAAGACAGTTCCCCAAGCGGCTTCGTCCCGCACCCTTCGCCCCTAAGGGGATGCAACCTCTTTTGGTTGTCGCTCATGATCCAACCGAGCAGGCAGCTTTTGTAGGGTGGCAGCTGAGCAAACTGGCCGAGCAGGGTATCCCATGGCATGAAATGGCCGTGCTCTATCGAGCCCACTTTCATTCCCTGGAAGTTCAAATGGAACTCGTCCGCCTGGGGATCGACTTTGAAGTAACAAGTGGGCTAAGATTTTTCGAACAAGCCCACATCAAGGACATCGCTGCCTTTCTTCGCTTGGTCGTTAACCCAAAGGATGAAGTAGCCTTTCGGAGGGTTGCAACCCTCATGCCGGGAATCGGTCCTAAGACGGCAGCTCGACTCTGGCTAGAAGTTTCTCGAGGGAAAGACTTGGGCCAAATCGTGCCCCCGGCCAGTGCCCTACCCACGTGGACAACCTGGTATTCCCTTCATCAAGAGCTACTGAATTTGGTCCACCGGCCGGATGCCCAGGTAAAATTGATCGTGGAAAGGTTTTACGATTCCTATGCCCGGCTGTCCTACCCTGATGCAGAGAGCCGACTGGAGGATGTTAAGGAGCTTGCCAACTTTGCCAAGGGCTTCAAGCACACCGAGGAAATGCTTGCCGAGCTTTCTCTTCTTACCAATCTCGAAGCCCCTCGAAAGGGCGAAGACAAGAGCTTAGTCCGCCTCTCTACCATCCATCAAGCCAAAGGCTTAGAGTGGAGGATTGTCTTTGTTATCATGCTTTGCGAGGGACTATTTCCGGCGGCTCGATCCCTAACAATCCCCCATGGGGAGGAAGAGGAACGACGGCTTTTTTACGTAGCTATTACACGCGCCAAAGAGGGCCTTTTTCTTGTGTATCCCCGGTTCCGACCCGAGGTGGAACGGGGAAAGCTAAAACCTTCTCGTTTCTTGGAAGAACTCTCCTCCAAGTTGCTCGAAACGCGCCAAGCCAAAGACTTCTGGACTGGTTCATAACAGATATTCTTCGTTCTTTTCGCGGGTGCAGGCTAAACCGTTCCTGAAACCATCGACAACCATTTCCCTATGAGGGAAAGATCGGACCGGGTAACTGAAGAAACCAGAGCGATCGTAGATGACCCATGCGCGCAAGGAAGCTGGCCGGCGATCTTCAAGGAAATTTAGCCCTATCCTTTTCAGCTCTTCGTCACTATTTCTCTGCCAATCGCCGCAGCCGATGCGGTCATGACGCTCAAAAAAAGGTGACTCCGGCCGCTTCTTTTTGTCGATCCCAGCGCCTGGGAAGAGGGTGCAGAGAGAGCATATTGGGTCGCCCTCAGGCCACGGCGGTACGGCGGGCAACAAACGGCAATGAGCGAAAATGCACACGGCATCGATCCGGCCCGATGTCACGACGGAAGAAGCCGACCGCTTCGCTGCGCTTCGGGCCGAGACTCCATGGCGGAGCCGGACGGATTGCAACGTTATCATCATGCTTGATAAGACTTACCAAGCACACGAGGCGCTCGGGCGCACCAACAAAGACCGCACCGACCCCGGTCACCTGCTTCGACCATGCCAGCGTGTTTTTTCGCAAGCGCTTCTTAAGCATCCAAAGCCCAACCGCTTCGCTTAACACGGATTTCGGGCGCCCCTGGCCCCTGCCCATATGCCTGCGCGAACACTAAAAACGCGTCCTTCAACAGTGGTTAGCCCACAAAGGCTGCACTTCTTTTTTGTAACGGCCGCTTGTGTTTGAACCCTGTGGTCGAATCTGGCGACAACCGACCTAGTGCAGCCAGCCCAGTTTTGAGTGTCGATGCGCACGAAAATAGATTCGGTGCGGTGAGTAGAGACAAGGTTTTGGCTGGTAAGCGTCGGCCTCGGTCGCTTCCCCTTCCTGCGGCACCGCGTTTGTTTCAACAACGCCCGGGGCGCGGAACCGCGCCTCCCGCAAGCTTCGGGCAAAGAGACACTGCAGGTGCAGCATATCCATGAGCAAAAAAGCAAGGCCATGAGTGGCGAGGTCATCTGGATCGGCGTCCAGAATGAAAGAAAAGCTCACGCGCATCCGCGACGGGGTTTAAGCTAAGCGGCAAAACGCCTGCGCGCCCGGCTCGATCGCCGGGCATAGCGAAAGCTTTTCACTTTCTCTTCCGTATAAGACAAAAGCGGCTGGCATGCGGTCGAAAAGGTCATCCGGCTTTACACGAGCCAGCGGCACTCGGCGTGGGGGTCTGTAGCTCAAGAAATCCAAGTGTTTGGTGTGTGAACTCTGCGGTCTTTGGGCACGGCGCCGACTGGGATGCCAGCCGGAACCTCGCTGGGATGGGCAAGACCGGGCTTTATCCAAGGGCTTCTGCAAACCGGTCTGATGCCGCAGTGGGCACAACCTCTGCCCACGACGAACCCAGCGACGTGGCTTGCGGGTTGCTGATAGCTTAGGCATCGGAGAAATCCTTTGGCATCTATTCGGGGAGGTAGCGGGTCTCCTCCAGATCTCTATGGCCGGAGAATTCCCGATAAGGCTTGTAACGTAAGCAAGACCATCTTGAGCTTCAACGAAGGAAGGGCATCGAGAACCTGAACTTCTTAGAAAAAGCCGCCCGCTCCCTGTGCCTGGCTTTCAGCCGGTATTTTTTAGGCCTGCGCTTATGCCGCTAATCGTCAGTTCGACCACAGCTTGCAGGGCTTGAGCTTCAGGAGTAGAGCGGTCGGCAAGGGAACGCAAACGCCGGAGACACTCCACTTGAATGTAGTTGAGGGGATCTACATAGGGGTTGCGAAGGCGTATGGAACGTAAAAGCACAGGCTCTTTCTCAAGTAAGGTTGTTTGCTCGGTGATTCGCAGGATCGCTTCTACTGTTCGATCGTACTCCTCTCTCATTTGAGAAAAAATTCGATGGCGCACACTTTCCCGACGCACCAGCTGCGCGTAGAGAGCGGCGATCCCCATATCTGCTTTGCGGAGTGTCAACTGTGCATTGTCCAGAATACTTGAAAAGAAAGCCCATTGCTGGTACATCTCGCGCAAAAGTTCCTCTCCCTCTTTCCCACGTTCGAGCACTCGCTGGAGAGCACTTCCAAGCCCGTACCACTCCGGAAAACCAAACCGGCTCTGCATCCAGGAAAACACCCAAGGAATTGCGCGGAGATCGTCAAGAGATCTTGCCTCCCCGCGAAACGAAGGACGAGAACCGATTCGTAGTTTTCGAATCTCTTCGATCGGGGTCGCCTGTGACCAAAATTCTAGGAAATCCGGGTCGTGCCGTACAAGTTTGTGATACGCACGCTTCCCTTCTTCAGCCATCTCTTCCATCGCGTCGGCCCATTGGGAAGGAACGGTGCTATAGCTATGGCGAGCCCAGTCGCACGCTAAAAGTACCCCGTAGACGACCTGCTCCAAAATCCGGTAGGCAAGCTCTGGATCGTGATAGCGTGTGGAGAGAACCTCTCCTTGTTCCGTCATCCGGATCGCACCGTCGAACACCCCATGGGGCTGAGCCAAGATGGCGCGAGCGGCTGGCCCCCCTCCTCGAGCAATGGTTCCCCCTCGACCGTGAAATAGGATAAGGCGGAGTCCAGCACGATGACAGACCGATACGATTCTCTCTTGAGCTTTATAGAGGGCCCAAGCAGCGGCAACATAACCGCAATCTTTGTTACTGTCTGAATAACCAAGCATGACCATCTGGCGATCCCCTCTTTGCCCCACATGTTCTCGATAGAGGGGATGTTGGAAAATGGTCGAAAGGACTTCTGGAGCCGAGCGAAGATCGTCCAACGATTCA from Candidatus Methylacidithermus pantelleriae includes the following:
- a CDS encoding DUF488 domain-containing protein, giving the protein MIHTLGHSTRSFPEFLSLLEEHAIEWVVDVRRWPHSTRYPHFCRTTLELALSEKGFRYLWKADLGGFRQPRADSPNRAWQTPGFRGYADFMLEKTFKRSLGELELLAWCGRVCLICAEAHYWRCHRRLLSDALLVRGWTVRHILQKGSPCQPHRLPPFAVYQNGQLTYPGTSV
- the lptB gene encoding LPS export ABC transporter ATP-binding protein; this encodes METRMDPTVDLRDKRASVPESNRLTPPSLLRAEKLVKEFRGRRVVQEVSLEVARGEIVGLLGPNGAGKSTTFRMLVGLVRPNSGRVFLGEEDITHLPLYQRARRGIGYLPQEESVFQKLTVEENLMAILEFLEMTPEERRAHCHDLLRDFGLESVRDTLAISLSGGEKKRLAIARCLITSPNLFLLDEPFSGVDPLAVYDLQQIIVSLRDRGIGILITDHNVRETLAIVDRAYLICEGRVVRHGTSEFLIHDPVSRELYLGPRFSM
- a CDS encoding 50S ribosomal protein L11 methyltransferase, which translates into the protein MPTVKKVWWVWRRLISPRWEDSWIERLRWAGQDKVAVHHVAGRKFSRLEAYFPSSQKARSIQRAFGGTVSQVCLPKSLGETLKPVSLGRRLTIYPEKPKTQSPGHPFLVIPPGPAFGSGHHPTTQLLLQALLDLPSLSGKALLDVGTGSGIVALAGRLFGAQPVIGLDIDPQAISEAPKNEKRNFRGGQIHWICANFLQWETEARFDIVCANLFASCFISGAQTFALWMRPEGRLLATGVLMNQKDEVRKALSQAGFLWEGTLTKRQWILDRWLWPGKKTETFASAHP
- a CDS encoding ATP-dependent helicase; protein product: MEPPYLSGLNPQQKAAVTAPCGPILVIAGAGSGKTRTLSCRVAYLLDQGIPPDRVLLATFTNKAAREMIDRVTKLVPVDASRIWGGTFHHIGHRLLRRHSERLRIDPHFTIIDREDAEHLLAECCQELGYSRKEGRFIPKAAVLLELFSLSIGTRRTLETVLAERLPEALLVQKEIGEIWEAYRNKKRASRLLDYDDLLWFAFELLRNDSFLREHYQEKFLHILVDEYQDTNRLQSDLVDLLAQRHRNLMVVGDDAQSIYSWRGAEARNILSFPQRYPDAFRISIEVNYRSAPAILELANRAIEQNIRQFPKRLRPAPFAPKGMQPLLVVAHDPTEQAAFVGWQLSKLAEQGIPWHEMAVLYRAHFHSLEVQMELVRLGIDFEVTSGLRFFEQAHIKDIAAFLRLVVNPKDEVAFRRVATLMPGIGPKTAARLWLEVSRGKDLGQIVPPASALPTWTTWYSLHQELLNLVHRPDAQVKLIVERFYDSYARLSYPDAESRLEDVKELANFAKGFKHTEEMLAELSLLTNLEAPRKGEDKSLVRLSTIHQAKGLEWRIVFVIMLCEGLFPAARSLTIPHGEEEERRLFYVAITRAKEGLFLVYPRFRPEVERGKLKPSRFLEELSSKLLETRQAKDFWTGS